Part of the Sphingobium lignivorans genome is shown below.
CAAGAAGTCTGCGCGAATGCCGCTTGCCCGGAAGAGTGAAACGCATGCCCCGGGCCGGTGCGCTGCCGATCACCCCTTGGCTAAAGCCCGCTGGAAATCAGGGGGAGGAAAGGGGGCAGCCAGCAGAGAGACGGGCTGCCCCTGGGAGATCAGAACCGCACCCGGAAGCGCGCGCCGTATGTGCGCGGCGGAGCGATGTCCTGACCATTGTAATTGTTGATGAAGGGATATTGCTGCGTGCCGGTATAGACCGCCTCATTGCCGATGTTCCGTACGAAGAACTGGACGGAATAGCCATTGTCCGGCGCCCGGTAGGTGAGGCTCGCGTTGAACAAGGCATAGGCATCGGCCCGTGCGTTCTCGACGAACTCGGCGGCGAGCCAGCGCGAGGATGCAAAGCTCATGTCCGGCGAGAATTCGATCGCGGCGCCATTGGCCAGGTCGAATGTGTGCGTATAGCTGACCGTGCCGGACCATGTGGGCGTGCGCGGGAGCTGGAATCCGGTGCAGTCGATCGTCCAGAAGCCGATCTGCGTCGTGCCCCCGGCGACGGGCGTCACGTCGCACGACGTGCGTGCCGAGGGATTGGCCGCCCGATAGTTGCGATAGGAGAATTCCTTGTATTCGCTGTCGACATATTCGACGGCGACCCGGAACTGGTCGTTGCGGGTGGGGAAGAGCGTCAGGTCGATGCTCGCGCCCTTGGCCACGGCCTTGCCGGCGTTGAACAGGGAGGAAACCTGCGCGCCGCCGCGATCCAGCGACGTGAAATTCTCCTGCCGGTCGCGATAGTCCATATAGAACAGCTCAGCGTTGAACTGGACCAGCCGGTTGAAGAAGCGGTTCTTGGCGCCCAGCGTATAGGCTGTCACTTCCTCGGGCTTGTAAGGATCGATGTCCGCATTGGATTGGCCGCCGGACTTGAAGCCCGTTGCGACGCTCGCATAGAGCATGCTGTCCGGGCCGGCATCGAACTCCGCGCCCGCCTTGAAGTTGAGCTTGTTGACGCTGTAAGTGCCCTGCACGTTTGTGCCGGCCGACGTCAGGATCTCGCAGCTGTTCTGCGGTCCGGTCCCGGGCGTGGTGCAGCCTGCCGAGCCGAAGAGCGCATAGCGATGGCCGTCGACGCTTTTCTTTTCATCGGTATAGCGCAGGCCGCCCGTCACGCGCAGCGCCTCCGCCAGCGAGTAGGTGAGTTCGCCGAAAGCGGCATAAGCCTCCGTGCTCAGGTCCGCGACGAAGGCGGTATCCGAGGCGAAGCCCAGTCGCACCGAATTGTAGCTGTCCTGATCCTCGCGGAAATAATAGCCGCCCACGACCCATTTGAGCTTGTCGTTCGCATTGCCGAGACGGATTTCCAGGGTCTTGGCGTCGGAGGTGGAGGGCGCACCGGTGAACTCGTTGACCGTATTGAAGTAGAGGGCCGGCAGGACGAGGGAATCCGTTTCCACACGCTGATAGGCGGGAATGACGGTGAGCGTCGCGGGGCCGAGATTCCAGTCGAGATGGGCATTGAGGCCCCAGATCGTGATGTTCTGGTACACCTCGCTCGTATCGAGCGGATAGATGCCCGGAGGCGCGGTGACGCGGCCGATCAGCGCGTTCAGGCTTTCGTCGATGGATGTCCAGCGATCGTCGGGGATGATCGGCTGGGGATTGGTGATCCCGGGCGCGTTTGGCGCGGTGGGTTCGTAGACCACCTTGCCGGGGCCACGGCCGCCGAGATGCTGGTAGTTGAGGCCGAGGCGCAAAGTGACGTCCGCGCTCGGTTCGGTCTTGAACTGCAGGCGGAAGGAATGATGCTTGTCGTCATCCGTGCCGTCGCTGATGTAACCCTCGCGCGAGACCCCCTGGAACGAGGCGCGCAAGGCTGAGCTCGCGCCGATCGGGATGTTGATCGCACCCTCGGCATTGAAGCCGTTATAGTTCTGGAAGCCCGCGCTCACATAGCCCTCGAATGCACCGATCCGCGGCTCGACGGGAATGATGTTGATCGCGCCGCCGGTCGAGTTACGGCCATAGAGCGTGCCTTGCGGGCCTTTGAGCACTTCCACGCGCTCGAGATCGAAGAAGGTGCC
Proteins encoded:
- a CDS encoding TonB-dependent receptor, which codes for MKQQTRVVRLMAGAVLCAMMMPMQLHAQEAPDEAAGANDASTEEIVVTAQFRRESAQKTAISIDVLSADKLQQAGVSQATDIARLSPGVQITQGGSALQVYIRGAGDFSTTGYSNSAVAQAYDGVFAARTQYVAGTFFDLERVEVLKGPQGTLYGRNSTGGAINIIPVEPRIGAFEGYVSAGFQNYNGFNAEGAINIPIGASSALRASFQGVSREGYISDGTDDDKHHSFRLQFKTEPSADVTLRLGLNYQHLGGRGPGKVVYEPTAPNAPGITNPQPIIPDDRWTSIDESLNALIGRVTAPPGIYPLDTSEVYQNITIWGLNAHLDWNLGPATLTVIPAYQRVETDSLVLPALYFNTVNEFTGAPSTSDAKTLEIRLGNANDKLKWVVGGYYFREDQDSYNSVRLGFASDTAFVADLSTEAYAAFGELTYSLAEALRVTGGLRYTDEKKSVDGHRYALFGSAGCTTPGTGPQNSCEILTSAGTNVQGTYSVNKLNFKAGAEFDAGPDSMLYASVATGFKSGGQSNADIDPYKPEEVTAYTLGAKNRFFNRLVQFNAELFYMDYRDRQENFTSLDRGGAQVSSLFNAGKAVAKGASIDLTLFPTRNDQFRVAVEYVDSEYKEFSYRNYRAANPSARTSCDVTPVAGGTTQIGFWTIDCTGFQLPRTPTWSGTVSYTHTFDLANGAAIEFSPDMSFASSRWLAAEFVENARADAYALFNASLTYRAPDNGYSVQFFVRNIGNEAVYTGTQQYPFINNYNGQDIAPPRTYGARFRVRF